A genomic segment from Necator americanus strain Aroian chromosome III, whole genome shotgun sequence encodes:
- a CDS encoding hypothetical protein (NECATOR_CHRIII.G13173.T1) codes for MNTLMQMGPMMVMEGPNGVHQAFPQPSQHIQQPPPITSSMNRSQRCGVCRGCQCKPCGQCTYCQDSPQFGGPGVKKQSCIERRCLRVLENRLQRDAPTFKARVGCNQCEDCRMPDCQICLVCLDKRFFENRYMTGAMCAKKRCNNATSIELPAQSPQSMHEFQQRQAQKRAYDQGAPPPIHFEMKRRGMEVNYGMQMAQVQSHSPQLGPPPPQALGHPQAPPGQQNARILAINPAMNYDFAGLPAMGAPRMLPCGPPPPPPPPPLNEPAYLLPTYGHTSPTPVDFYNPKSYTFEEITPNGDPFIPPSYAPEMKNAVVLQPL; via the exons ATGAACACTCTGATGCAGATGGGTCCCATGATGGTAATGGAAGGTCCGAATGGTGTCCATCAGGCGTTTCCGCAACCTTCACAACATATACAACAACCGCCGCCGATCACATCAAGTATGAACAGATCACAAAG ATGCGGTGTTTGCCGCGGATGTCAATGTAAACCGTGCGGACAGTGCACGTATTGTCAAGATAGTCCACAATTTGGAGGCCCAGGCGTTAAGAAACAAAGTTGTATCGAGAGGAGGTGTCTACGTGTGTTAGAAAACAGACTTCAG aGAGACGCTCCAACTTTTAAAGCTCGTGTCGGATGTAATCAGTGTGAAGATTGTCGTATGCCCGACTGTCAGATTTGTCTAGTCTGCTTAGATAAGAG atttttcgagAACCGTTATATGACCGGTGCAATGTGTGCAAAGAAACGTTGCAATAATGCAACAAGTATCGAATTACCAGCACAATCACCTCAATCCATGCATGAATTCCAACAGAGACAG GCTCAAAAACGTGCCTACGATCAAGGGGCTCCACCTCCTATACATTTCGAAATGAAACGTCGTGGAATGGAAGTAAATTATGGGATGCAGATGGCACAAGTACAATCACATTCACCACAATTAGGTCCACCACCGCCACAGGCGCTTGGACATCCACAAGCACCACCTGGTCAACAGAATGCGCGTATATTAGCGATTAATCCAGCAATGAATTATG ACTTTGCAGGGTTGCCTGCAATGGGAGCACCACGAATGCTGCCATGTGGAccgccaccaccgccaccaccaccaccattgAACGAGCCGGCATACCTGCTGCCCACCTACGGTCATACCTCACCTACTCCAGTCGACTTCTACAATCCGAAGTCGTACACATTCGAGGAGATCACACCCAATGGTGATCCGTTTATTCCGCCAAGTTATGCGCCAGAAATGAAGAATGCCGTCGTACTGCAACCGCTGTAG